From a single Bacteroidia bacterium genomic region:
- a CDS encoding SMP-30/gluconolactonase/LRE family protein — translation MHRIFILTFFALGMFACNNSSSEQTTQDTTPETVSRSVKLENKGLASPESVIGDGTFFYVSNVGVELKPMDKDGDGFIAKLDAEGNVVEEKFITGLDAPKGSAIVSGKLYVADVDKVKVFDLATKAAAGEVDFSANGTSFLNDIAVKNNREIFVSATDIGKIFSINLDDLSVTEVTTDAPVAGPNGLWWDEAGNRLLIASYTGSIDGKLCAIDFKPEGNQYHPINDFGGFLDGIAITAGGKLVFSDWNSAGIQMTDLSGGATERVTMPVDSIKGPADFYYNAAKNELWVPAMQENVIYIQSL, via the coding sequence ATGCACCGCATATTTATCCTTACATTTTTTGCGTTGGGCATGTTCGCATGCAACAACAGTTCCTCCGAACAAACCACTCAGGATACAACGCCTGAAACTGTTTCCCGGTCAGTCAAACTGGAAAATAAGGGTCTCGCTTCCCCTGAGTCAGTCATTGGGGATGGAACATTTTTTTATGTATCCAACGTTGGGGTAGAACTCAAACCTATGGATAAAGACGGCGATGGTTTTATCGCCAAACTGGATGCCGAAGGCAATGTCGTGGAAGAAAAATTTATTACCGGACTCGACGCGCCAAAAGGATCAGCAATAGTAAGTGGCAAATTGTATGTAGCCGATGTCGATAAGGTAAAAGTATTTGACCTCGCGACCAAAGCCGCAGCCGGAGAGGTGGATTTTTCAGCAAATGGAACCTCTTTCCTCAATGATATTGCTGTGAAAAACAATCGCGAAATCTTTGTTTCCGCTACGGATATTGGCAAAATATTTTCCATCAACCTCGACGATCTCTCCGTAACAGAAGTAACGACCGACGCGCCCGTTGCAGGCCCTAACGGACTCTGGTGGGACGAAGCCGGCAACCGCCTGCTGATCGCCTCCTACACCGGCAGTATTGATGGAAAACTTTGCGCAATCGACTTTAAGCCCGAAGGCAATCAATATCACCCGATCAATGATTTTGGCGGATTTCTGGATGGAATTGCCATTACCGCTGGTGGCAAACTCGTATTCTCAGACTGGAACTCTGCCGGTATTCAGATGACAGATCTTTCTGGAGGAGCAACAGAAAGAGTAACTATGCCGGTTGACAGCATAAAAGGCCCTGCAGATTTTTACTACAATGCTGCAAAAAATGAACTCTGGGTTCCTGCCATGCAAGAGAATGTTATTTATATTCAAAGTCTTTAA
- a CDS encoding FAD-linked oxidase C-terminal domain-containing protein: MQQIQDKLSILAASLEGDLYYDHTMRVLYATDASVYRELPLAVAMPKNADDLKQLIHFARTEKTSLIPRTAGTSLAGQCVGEGIVVDTSRYMTGILEVNKEESWVKVQPGVIRDDLNKYLRPYGLFFGPNTSTANRAMIGGMVGNNSCGSYSIVYGTTRDHVIELKTILSDGSEAVFGPLTQTQFEEKCALPTLEGQIYRHIREELSQPGQQEEIRREFPRKELHRRNTGYAVDVLLDSEVFTEGGTPFNFCKLIAGSEGTLAFHTEIKIHVDPLPPRVTGLICIHHTSVAESLKAVLVALKHNPRAVELMDKIVMDCTKGNRLYQKNRFFVEGDPHAILVIELGGDTKEEVEARLLAVEADMRAENYGYAYPRVFGPDINKVWDLRSAGLGLLSNVPGDAKPVAVIEDTAVYPDELPDYIAAFSKMMETYGQQAVYYAHAGAGELHLRPILDLKSPKDRKLFRDIAQSTAELVKKYRGSLSGEHGDGRVRAEFIPLMVGENNYQLLRRIKQTWDPVNIFNPGKIVDAPPMDVSLRYEGVKETRQFDTVFDFSDSEGILRAAEKCNGSGDCRKTHLSGGTMCPSYMATRDEKDTTRARANILREILTRSNDENPFASEEIHEVMDLCLGCKGCASECPSNVNVATLKAEFLHQYYKKSGVPMRAKAFAGISRLNNFAAIAPGISNFFMGNALSGGLMKKALGVAAKRNLPAIYKTTLRKWFDKQVFKPVNNPKGTLYFFFDEFTNFNDVEAGIKAIQLLHRLNYEVKTVAHAESARGYISKGLLPTARRIAMYNVEVFKDIITEETPLIGIEPSAILGFRDEYPKLVIKEYRETAEKLGKNALLIDEFLAREIAKGNISKESFTTGKKHILLHGHCHQKALSSVEVSRTLLSLPENYTVELIPSGCCGMAGSFGYEKEHYDVSMKIGELVLFPTVRKAENNTIIAAPGTSCRHQIADGTGRKALHPAEILWEALS, translated from the coding sequence ATGCAGCAGATTCAAGACAAACTTTCTATCCTTGCCGCTTCGCTTGAAGGGGATTTATACTACGATCACACGATGCGGGTGCTTTATGCAACGGATGCCTCTGTGTATCGCGAGTTGCCCCTGGCCGTCGCCATGCCAAAAAATGCCGACGATCTCAAACAATTGATCCATTTTGCCAGGACAGAAAAAACGTCTTTGATTCCCCGCACAGCAGGAACTTCACTCGCCGGGCAATGTGTGGGAGAAGGTATCGTAGTAGACACCTCCCGCTACATGACCGGAATACTGGAGGTCAATAAAGAAGAAAGTTGGGTAAAAGTTCAGCCAGGTGTTATCCGCGACGATCTCAACAAATACCTGCGGCCCTACGGCCTATTTTTTGGCCCGAATACCTCTACGGCAAACCGCGCCATGATCGGTGGAATGGTAGGCAATAACTCCTGCGGCTCTTATTCGATCGTATATGGCACGACCCGCGATCATGTGATCGAGCTCAAAACCATCCTCAGTGATGGAAGTGAAGCAGTATTCGGCCCGCTGACTCAGACACAATTTGAAGAAAAATGTGCCCTCCCTACACTGGAAGGGCAGATCTACCGCCACATCCGGGAAGAGCTTAGCCAACCCGGGCAACAGGAAGAAATACGAAGAGAATTTCCCCGGAAAGAACTTCACCGCAGAAATACCGGCTACGCCGTCGATGTGCTCCTCGACAGTGAGGTATTTACCGAAGGTGGTACCCCCTTCAACTTTTGCAAACTGATTGCAGGATCAGAAGGAACCCTCGCCTTTCATACTGAAATAAAAATCCATGTGGACCCGCTGCCTCCCAGGGTGACCGGGCTGATATGTATCCACCATACCTCCGTAGCAGAATCGCTGAAAGCGGTCCTCGTTGCGCTCAAACACAACCCGCGTGCAGTGGAGCTGATGGATAAAATTGTGATGGATTGTACCAAAGGCAACCGCCTGTATCAGAAAAACAGGTTTTTTGTCGAAGGAGATCCACACGCAATTCTCGTAATAGAGCTGGGCGGAGATACGAAAGAAGAAGTGGAAGCCCGCCTGCTGGCTGTTGAAGCAGATATGCGCGCCGAAAATTATGGGTACGCTTACCCACGTGTTTTTGGCCCAGACATCAACAAAGTATGGGATCTGCGCAGTGCCGGCCTCGGGCTATTGTCCAATGTACCCGGCGATGCAAAACCCGTAGCAGTGATTGAGGATACGGCGGTTTATCCCGACGAACTTCCTGACTATATCGCAGCGTTTTCAAAAATGATGGAAACCTACGGCCAACAGGCTGTTTATTATGCCCACGCAGGGGCAGGCGAACTGCACCTCCGGCCCATTCTCGATCTGAAATCACCGAAAGACCGGAAACTCTTCAGGGATATCGCACAGTCAACGGCAGAACTCGTAAAAAAATACAGAGGATCTCTTTCCGGTGAGCATGGCGATGGAAGAGTCAGAGCAGAATTTATCCCGCTGATGGTAGGTGAAAATAACTACCAGTTACTTCGCCGGATCAAACAAACCTGGGACCCCGTCAATATTTTCAATCCGGGGAAAATCGTAGATGCCCCACCGATGGATGTTTCGCTGCGGTATGAAGGGGTAAAAGAAACCCGCCAGTTTGATACTGTATTCGATTTTTCGGATAGCGAGGGAATCCTCCGCGCTGCGGAGAAATGCAATGGTTCCGGCGACTGCCGGAAAACACACCTTTCCGGCGGCACGATGTGCCCGAGTTATATGGCTACCCGCGATGAGAAAGATACCACAAGAGCCAGAGCCAATATTCTCCGGGAAATCCTCACCCGCTCCAATGACGAAAACCCTTTCGCCAGTGAAGAAATCCACGAAGTCATGGATCTCTGCCTCGGCTGTAAAGGCTGTGCCTCCGAATGCCCGTCAAATGTCAATGTCGCAACCCTAAAGGCCGAATTTCTCCACCAATACTATAAAAAATCAGGCGTTCCTATGCGGGCAAAAGCCTTTGCAGGTATTTCCCGCCTCAATAACTTCGCCGCAATTGCACCCGGCATCAGTAATTTTTTTATGGGTAATGCGCTATCAGGTGGGCTCATGAAAAAAGCGCTGGGCGTTGCCGCTAAACGCAACCTGCCAGCTATTTATAAAACCACACTCCGGAAATGGTTTGATAAACAGGTTTTCAAACCTGTCAATAACCCCAAAGGGACTCTCTACTTTTTCTTCGATGAGTTTACCAATTTCAACGACGTGGAAGCAGGCATCAAAGCCATTCAGTTGCTCCACCGGCTGAACTACGAAGTAAAAACCGTCGCTCATGCAGAAAGTGCACGGGGATATATTTCCAAAGGACTTTTACCCACTGCACGTCGTATTGCTATGTACAACGTGGAAGTATTTAAAGATATCATTACTGAAGAAACTCCACTGATCGGCATAGAACCCTCCGCCATACTGGGTTTCAGAGATGAATATCCCAAACTGGTAATCAAAGAATACCGGGAAACCGCCGAAAAACTGGGAAAAAATGCACTGCTGATTGATGAATTTCTCGCCAGGGAAATTGCGAAAGGAAATATTTCGAAAGAATCATTTACTACCGGGAAAAAACATATACTGCTGCACGGACACTGTCATCAAAAAGCGCTGTCTTCGGTGGAAGTTTCCCGCACACTCTTATCCCTTCCTGAAAACTATACAGTCGAATTGATCCCTTCCGGATGCTGCGGAATGGCAGGTTCGTTCGGATATGAAAAAGAACATTACGATGTTTCGATGAAAATCGGGGAACTTGTTCTTTTTCCTACCGTAAGAAAAGCAGAAAATAATACCATCATCGCTGCTCCCGGAACCAGTTGCCGCCACCAGATTGCAGACGGCACAGGCCGGAAAGCGCTGCACCCTGCAGAGATTTTGTGGGAGGCTCTGAGTTAA
- a CDS encoding methylmalonyl-CoA mutase family protein, with translation MNETRVYKPTNKVRIVTAAALFDGHDVAINIMRRILQASGAEIIHLGHNRSVQEIVNTAIQEDAQAIAITSYQGGHVEYLKYMHDLLRENGCGHIRIFAGGGGTILPTEIEELHTYGITRVYSPDDGRQMGLQGMINDLLEKADFPTGISLNGELSKLQNKKSRDLGRIISAIENHAPSADSALLHIQSLLAQHSHPPVLGITGTGGAGKSSLVDELIRRFLREFPEKHLAIVSVDPSKRKTGGALLGDRIRMNAVNHPHVFMRSLATRQSNLALSRHVAQVIDVLKAAAFDLIILETSGIGQSDTEIVDHSDISLYVMTPEYGAASQLEKIDMLDYADLIALNKFDKRGAQDALRDVRKQFKRNHQLWETPDDEVPVFGTIASQFNDPGMNNLYRAVMQKLSEKTGAESIFSHNNITKETSEKIYIIPPARTRYLSEIAETIRNYNKWAETQAAIARKLEGLKIALDVLGESGKNSAAADLEEIYQKENLLFDAQNRQIVENWNNKKARYAADEYIYEVRGKEIRIQTFTQSLSHNHIPKVALPGYKGWGDILHWSLQENVPGEFPFTAGVYPFKREQEDPTRMFAGEGGPERTNKRFHYVSLGMPAKRLSTAFDSVTLYGEDPDHRPDIFGKIGNSGVSVCCLDDAKKLYSGFDLCDPATSVSMTINGPAATVLGFFMNAAIDQQCEIYIREHGLEAAVTTKIDKIFEEKGMARPTYWGQLPEGNNGLGLMLLGVTGDEVLPMDVYEKIRTKTLSRVRGTVQADILKEDQAQNTCIFSTEFSLKLMGDVQQYFIDHNVRNFYSVSISGYHIAEAGANPISQLAFTLANGFTFVEYYVSRGMDINKFAPNFSFFFSNGVDPEYAVIGRVARRIWAKAMKLKYGADERAQKLKYHIQTSGRSLHAQEISFNDIRTTLQALYAIYDNCNSLHTNAYDEAITTPTEESVRRAMAIQLIINHELGLAKNQNPLQGAFIIEELTDLVEEAVMIEFDRITERGGVLGAMETMYQRGKIQEESIYYETLKHSGEFPIIGVNTFLSDEGSPTIIPNEVIRSTTEEKEYQISGIRDLHARRVVKATAALKHLQEVAVANGNLFEALMEATKWASLGQITHAMYEVGGQYRRNM, from the coding sequence ATGAATGAAACGCGTGTTTATAAGCCTACAAACAAAGTTCGGATTGTAACTGCTGCTGCACTTTTTGACGGACATGATGTAGCGATCAACATCATGCGGCGTATCCTCCAGGCCTCCGGGGCAGAAATCATCCACCTTGGGCATAATCGTTCCGTGCAGGAGATTGTTAATACTGCTATTCAGGAAGATGCACAGGCTATTGCCATCACCTCTTATCAGGGGGGCCATGTCGAATACCTGAAGTATATGCATGACCTCCTCCGGGAAAATGGTTGCGGTCATATCCGTATTTTCGCAGGTGGGGGAGGAACTATTCTTCCCACAGAAATAGAAGAATTGCACACTTACGGGATCACCCGGGTCTATTCTCCTGATGATGGCCGCCAAATGGGGCTCCAGGGTATGATCAATGACCTGCTGGAAAAGGCAGATTTCCCCACAGGCATTTCGCTCAATGGAGAACTCAGCAAACTTCAGAATAAAAAATCGCGCGATCTGGGCAGGATTATTTCGGCCATAGAAAATCACGCACCCTCAGCAGATTCTGCCTTACTGCATATTCAATCTCTCCTCGCTCAACATTCCCATCCTCCTGTACTCGGCATTACAGGTACAGGTGGTGCGGGGAAATCTTCGTTGGTGGACGAACTGATCCGCCGTTTTCTTCGGGAATTTCCGGAAAAACACCTGGCGATCGTATCAGTCGATCCTTCCAAAAGAAAAACCGGAGGCGCACTCCTTGGCGACCGGATTCGTATGAACGCAGTCAATCACCCACATGTTTTCATGCGGTCTCTGGCAACCCGTCAGTCAAATCTCGCGCTTTCGCGTCATGTCGCACAGGTAATCGATGTGTTGAAAGCCGCAGCGTTTGACCTGATCATCCTGGAGACTTCCGGCATCGGACAGTCTGATACGGAAATCGTCGATCACTCAGACATCTCACTGTATGTCATGACACCTGAGTACGGAGCCGCTTCCCAACTGGAAAAAATCGATATGCTGGACTATGCAGACCTCATAGCCCTCAACAAATTTGACAAACGCGGTGCGCAGGATGCCCTGCGTGATGTGCGCAAACAATTCAAACGCAATCATCAGTTGTGGGAAACGCCCGATGATGAGGTACCGGTATTTGGGACGATTGCCTCACAGTTTAATGATCCCGGTATGAACAACCTCTACCGGGCGGTTATGCAAAAGCTGTCAGAAAAAACAGGAGCAGAGAGTATCTTTTCCCACAACAATATCACTAAAGAAACCTCCGAAAAAATATACATTATTCCTCCGGCAAGGACACGTTACCTTTCCGAAATCGCAGAAACCATCCGCAATTACAACAAATGGGCAGAAACACAGGCAGCCATCGCCAGGAAACTGGAGGGACTCAAAATTGCCCTGGATGTGCTTGGTGAGTCTGGAAAAAATTCTGCTGCTGCTGACCTGGAAGAAATTTACCAGAAAGAAAACCTTCTGTTTGATGCCCAAAACCGGCAGATTGTCGAAAACTGGAACAACAAAAAAGCCCGGTATGCTGCGGATGAATATATCTATGAAGTAAGAGGGAAAGAAATACGGATCCAGACATTTACCCAATCACTCTCTCACAACCATATCCCCAAAGTGGCCCTTCCCGGATACAAAGGATGGGGAGATATTCTTCACTGGAGCCTACAGGAAAATGTGCCGGGCGAATTCCCTTTTACTGCCGGTGTATATCCCTTCAAGCGCGAACAGGAAGACCCTACGCGAATGTTTGCCGGAGAAGGTGGCCCGGAACGCACCAATAAACGATTTCACTACGTATCACTCGGAATGCCCGCCAAACGGCTTTCCACGGCCTTTGACTCGGTAACGCTGTATGGGGAAGATCCGGATCACCGACCCGATATTTTTGGTAAAATCGGAAATTCCGGTGTCTCTGTATGCTGCCTCGACGATGCAAAAAAACTGTACTCAGGCTTTGACCTCTGCGACCCGGCCACCTCAGTGTCGATGACGATCAACGGCCCTGCCGCCACCGTTCTGGGATTTTTTATGAATGCTGCCATTGATCAGCAGTGCGAGATCTACATCCGGGAGCATGGATTGGAAGCAGCAGTAACTACAAAAATAGATAAGATATTCGAAGAAAAAGGCATGGCCCGTCCTACGTATTGGGGGCAACTTCCGGAAGGAAACAACGGACTGGGACTGATGCTGCTGGGTGTGACGGGAGATGAGGTGTTGCCGATGGATGTATATGAAAAAATCAGGACAAAAACGCTTTCCCGTGTACGGGGAACCGTGCAGGCCGATATACTGAAAGAAGATCAGGCGCAAAATACCTGCATTTTTTCTACAGAATTTTCGCTCAAACTTATGGGCGACGTTCAGCAATATTTTATCGACCATAATGTGCGGAATTTTTATTCCGTGTCTATCTCCGGTTATCATATAGCGGAAGCAGGCGCAAACCCGATTTCTCAGCTGGCCTTTACCCTTGCCAACGGATTTACTTTTGTGGAGTATTATGTCTCCCGGGGAATGGATATTAACAAATTTGCCCCAAACTTTTCCTTCTTCTTTTCCAATGGTGTGGACCCCGAGTACGCTGTCATAGGGAGAGTTGCCCGCCGCATCTGGGCAAAAGCCATGAAACTCAAATATGGCGCAGACGAACGGGCACAAAAGCTCAAATACCATATTCAGACTTCCGGGCGTTCCCTCCACGCACAGGAAATATCCTTCAACGATATCAGAACCACACTGCAGGCGCTATACGCCATTTACGACAACTGCAACTCGCTGCATACCAACGCCTACGATGAAGCGATCACAACGCCAACCGAAGAGTCGGTACGCAGAGCCATGGCGATCCAGCTTATCATCAATCACGAGCTTGGACTGGCCAAAAATCAGAATCCTCTGCAAGGTGCATTTATCATTGAGGAACTTACCGACCTGGTAGAAGAAGCCGTAATGATCGAATTTGACCGGATTACCGAACGAGGTGGCGTACTTGGTGCCATGGAAACCATGTATCAGCGGGGAAAAATACAGGAAGAATCGATTTATTACGAAACGCTTAAACACTCAGGAGAGTTTCCAATCATCGGGGTAAATACCTTCCTCTCCGACGAAGGATCGCCAACCATTATCCCCAATGAAGTCATACGCTCCACTACCGAAGAGAAAGAGTACCAGATATCCGGTATCCGTGATTTGCATGCAAGGAGAGTCGTAAAAGCAACAGCCGCACTGAAGCATTTACAGGAAGTCGCCGTAGCCAATGGTAACCTGTTTGAAGCACTGATGGAAGCTACAAAATGGGCATCATTGGGGCAAATAACCCACGCCATGTATGAAGTTGGTGGCCAATACCGGAGAAATATGTAG
- a CDS encoding 1-acyl-sn-glycerol-3-phosphate acyltransferase, which yields MKRKLHIIYYNTLKFLIAFGLRMFYRKHDIEGYHENVPKGKAVIFAGNHQNALIDALNIVCTTPSDRQPSFMTRSDIFIPSVKPILTSFKMLPIYRQQDGGDPVKQNEEIFATCVRRLRRNEALIIFPEGNHNRQRRLRPLKKGAARIAFLAEEDSDFTLGTQIVPVGLNYSKHRNFRGDLFVKYGKPVNTEDFHEAFKANPQRTLIKVTQAISDSMKDCILHIADKDNYDAIETLRMIYEVPMTQKQGLNPRRQGDIFATGKKLIAAIEAKITENDPQWPEIAKIAGEYSESLKNHRWRDHVVAGGPYNLAGLLLYALSLILLFPIYLWGLINNYIPYKIPDYLALKLFRDDHFHSSIRAAVALIMFPFFYSLQTAIVWALTDWKWAAAYLIALPLTGNFAYTYSVWVKKWYSRWKFSSLFRKNDLQVKDLVTKRKTLANYLDSITSHVREIASH from the coding sequence ATGAAGAGAAAACTCCACATCATCTATTACAACACCCTTAAGTTTCTGATTGCATTTGGGTTAAGAATGTTTTACAGAAAACACGACATCGAAGGTTATCATGAGAATGTTCCAAAGGGCAAGGCTGTTATTTTTGCAGGGAATCACCAGAATGCCCTGATCGACGCATTGAACATAGTCTGCACGACGCCTTCAGACCGGCAGCCATCTTTTATGACCCGGTCCGATATTTTCATCCCCTCTGTGAAGCCGATTCTCACCTCTTTTAAGATGCTGCCCATTTACCGGCAACAGGATGGCGGTGATCCGGTAAAGCAGAACGAAGAAATCTTTGCGACCTGTGTAAGAAGGCTTCGTCGAAACGAAGCGCTGATTATTTTTCCCGAAGGTAATCACAACCGGCAGCGAAGATTGCGGCCACTGAAAAAGGGCGCAGCCCGCATTGCCTTCCTCGCAGAGGAAGACAGTGATTTTACCCTCGGCACACAGATTGTTCCTGTCGGCCTCAACTACAGCAAACACCGCAATTTCAGAGGAGACCTGTTTGTAAAATACGGGAAGCCGGTAAATACAGAAGACTTTCACGAAGCTTTCAAGGCCAATCCACAGCGTACGCTGATCAAAGTCACACAGGCGATCAGCGACAGTATGAAAGACTGTATCCTGCATATTGCTGATAAGGACAATTACGATGCGATCGAGACCCTTCGGATGATCTACGAAGTCCCTATGACGCAAAAGCAGGGGCTCAACCCCCGCAGGCAGGGCGATATATTTGCTACAGGAAAAAAACTTATCGCCGCGATCGAAGCCAAAATCACTGAAAACGATCCCCAATGGCCGGAGATAGCTAAAATTGCAGGAGAGTACTCAGAAAGTCTGAAAAATCACCGCTGGCGGGACCATGTCGTTGCCGGAGGCCCCTATAATCTGGCGGGTTTGCTGCTCTACGCACTGAGCCTGATATTACTTTTCCCTATATACCTTTGGGGACTGATCAATAACTATATCCCCTACAAGATTCCCGATTACCTCGCGTTGAAACTTTTTCGCGATGACCATTTTCATAGTTCGATCAGAGCTGCGGTGGCGCTGATCATGTTCCCGTTTTTCTATTCGCTGCAAACAGCAATTGTGTGGGCGCTGACAGACTGGAAATGGGCCGCAGCGTATCTTATCGCCCTGCCATTGACCGGCAACTTTGCCTATACATATTCTGTCTGGGTGAAAAAATGGTATAGCCGGTGGAAGTTCAGTTCGCTTTTCAGGAAAAATGATCTGCAAGTAAAAGATCTTGTCACCAAAAGGAAAACACTTGCCAATTATCTGGATAGTATTACCAGCCATGTCCGCGAAATAGCAAGTCATTAA
- a CDS encoding VOC family protein produces MQKIISGIQQIGVGIPNVHEAWRWYRQNFGMDVPIFEEAAEANLMLPYTGGKPHQRHAILATNLQGGGGMEIWQYTSRTPQPPQHAPVTGDLGIYIARVKCLDVPATYAKFEASKLDLIGLVSSDPGGKQHFFVRDPYGNIFQVIEDDNWFGKGKHLTGGMAGCMIGVSDVDKAKKLYSDILGYDTVIYDKTGTFEDIAALPEGKGEFRRTLLTHAQPRKGGFSRIFGATHIELIQATDKPVKKIFEDRFWGDLGFIHLCFDIVGMDALREECAQKGFPFTVDSANSLGKVFDMGEAAGSFSYIEDPDGTLIEFVETHKVPIMKKWGWYLNMRKRSPEKPLPDWMLKALAFNRVKD; encoded by the coding sequence ATGCAAAAAATCATTAGTGGCATACAACAGATCGGCGTAGGTATCCCGAATGTTCATGAAGCCTGGCGCTGGTATCGCCAGAATTTCGGAATGGATGTGCCTATATTTGAAGAGGCAGCTGAAGCCAATCTTATGCTTCCCTATACTGGTGGCAAACCTCATCAGCGCCATGCGATTCTTGCAACAAACCTTCAGGGTGGAGGCGGAATGGAAATCTGGCAATATACCAGCAGAACCCCACAGCCACCACAGCATGCGCCTGTAACCGGCGATTTAGGTATTTATATCGCCCGGGTAAAATGTCTGGATGTACCCGCTACCTATGCAAAATTTGAAGCCTCAAAACTCGATCTTATCGGGCTTGTAAGCAGCGACCCGGGAGGAAAGCAACATTTTTTTGTGCGCGATCCCTACGGCAATATCTTCCAGGTTATTGAAGATGACAACTGGTTTGGGAAAGGCAAACACCTGACTGGTGGAATGGCAGGCTGTATGATTGGTGTCTCTGATGTGGACAAAGCAAAAAAATTGTATTCCGATATCCTGGGATACGATACAGTCATTTACGATAAAACCGGCACATTTGAAGATATAGCTGCACTCCCCGAAGGAAAAGGAGAATTTCGCCGGACATTACTGACGCATGCTCAACCCCGTAAAGGAGGTTTCAGCCGCATTTTTGGCGCGACTCACATCGAGCTTATCCAGGCAACCGATAAGCCCGTCAAAAAAATATTTGAAGACCGGTTTTGGGGTGATCTGGGTTTTATCCACTTGTGTTTTGATATCGTGGGAATGGATGCGCTCCGGGAAGAATGTGCACAAAAAGGATTCCCCTTTACCGTTGACAGTGCCAATTCGCTCGGAAAGGTATTTGACATGGGAGAAGCTGCCGGCTCATTTTCCTATATAGAGGATCCCGATGGCACACTCATCGAGTTTGTGGAAACGCATAAGGTCCCTATCATGAAAAAATGGGGGTGGTATCTCAATATGAGAAAAAGAAGTCCGGAAAAACCCCTGCCTGACTGGATGCTCAAAGCACTGGCATTTAACCGGGTAAAAGACTGA
- a CDS encoding bile acid:sodium symporter family protein: protein MCESLDSVTLNFSQNGLFVLDMTLFVIMFGVALALRIEDFQLLLKKPIAPVTGLVSQFVLLPALTLGLVWILRPCPSMALGMFLVAACPGGNISNFMSLMAKGNVALSVSLSAMATILAIVMTPFNFAFWSQFYPPAKELLLAISINPIDIFLKILTILAIPLFLGMWTARKFPALTAKITKPIRILSILFFAGYILIALMLNFDFFVKYIKFVVLIVVAHNATALSGGYFLSKLMGLGTTDSRTISIETGIQNSGLALVLIFGPIFNGMGGMAMIAAMWGITHIVSGLSIATFWSKFPAKS, encoded by the coding sequence ATGTGCGAATCCCTTGACAGTGTAACGCTGAATTTTTCCCAGAACGGGCTTTTTGTTCTGGACATGACTTTGTTTGTCATCATGTTTGGCGTTGCGCTTGCACTGCGGATTGAAGACTTTCAGCTGTTGCTCAAAAAGCCGATTGCACCTGTGACAGGATTGGTGTCGCAGTTTGTATTGTTACCCGCCCTTACGCTGGGGCTGGTGTGGATTTTACGCCCATGTCCCAGCATGGCTTTGGGAATGTTTCTGGTAGCTGCATGTCCGGGAGGCAATATCTCCAATTTTATGTCGCTGATGGCAAAGGGAAATGTGGCACTTTCAGTAAGTCTTTCTGCGATGGCGACGATACTGGCAATTGTCATGACCCCTTTCAATTTTGCCTTCTGGTCTCAGTTTTATCCTCCGGCAAAGGAATTGCTTTTGGCAATTAGCATTAACCCCATTGATATATTCCTGAAAATCCTGACGATTCTGGCAATACCGCTCTTTCTTGGTATGTGGACTGCGAGAAAGTTTCCGGCACTTACTGCAAAAATAACGAAACCCATACGCATTTTATCTATCCTGTTTTTTGCGGGTTATATTCTGATTGCCCTTATGCTGAACTTTGATTTTTTTGTGAAATATATCAAGTTTGTCGTCCTGATTGTCGTCGCGCACAATGCCACCGCTTTGAGTGGCGGTTATTTTCTAAGTAAATTAATGGGGCTGGGTACCACGGATTCGCGTACCATTTCGATAGAGACAGGTATTCAGAACTCCGGACTTGCGCTGGTCCTGATTTTTGGACCGATATTCAATGGAATGGGAGGAATGGCGATGATCGCTGCTATGTGGGGAATCACCCATATTGTTTCAGGGCTGAGTATTGCTACTTTCTGGTCAAAATTTCCCGCAAAAAGCTGA